CCCGGGCATCGTTGGCGACAGCGCAGCGGAACTTGTACTTTACAGAAATTTATTCACCGATTGACGGGGTTGTTCTGAGCCGTTCAGTGAGTGTAGGACAGACAGTAGCAGCAAGTTTTAGCACGCCAACCTTGTTTGTATTAGCGAAAGATATTACGAAGATGCAGGTGCAGGCCAATGTAGATGAGGCGGATATCGGTAATGTAAAAGATAGTCAGCGTGTATCCTTTACGGTAGATGCGTTCCTGGAGGATGAATTTTCCGGCAAGGTAGAGGAGATACGGTTGAAACCTTCGGTGTCTTCAAATGTGGTGACATATACCACGATTATCAGTGCACCAAATGAAGATATGAAATTGAAGCCGGGTATGACAGCGACGGTAACCATTTATACGGCAGAGAAGAATCATGCGTTACTGGTGCCTGCAAAGGCGTTGATGTTTAAGCCGGATTCAGCGATGTCAAAGCAGTTTACAGTGGTGAGTATAGCGCCTGCGGCAGCGGAGAAGCATAAGTCATCAAAACCGGTGACGGGAGGGGAGCAGGATACGGTAAGGAGGCAGCATGCGGATACGTCGAAAGTAACGGCTACTTATGTGTGGGTGAGACAGGGAGATTCGTTGGTGCAAAGAAAGGTGATCATTGGGTTGAATGATAATACGCATGCAGAGGTGATTTCAGGGCTGACAGAAGAAGATGATGTGATAACGGCGATGACACAGGTGGCAGCAAGTAAGGGGGCAAAGACTTCAGGGTCTGGTAGTAGTCCATTTATGCCGCAGCGGAGAAAACGATGATCTGATATCTTTCATTAACAAGCGGTTGATGATTGTTTTTTTCGATTCATTTGCAGGCGTTTTTTTCGTCTGTTCCATTCATTATAAACGATGAGCAAAAAGATACTGGAAATACAACAAATCAAAAGGGAATTCCATATGGGCACAGAAACCGTTCGTGCGCTCAAAGGCGTCACCTTCGATGTGTTTGCGGGTGAGTTCGTCACCATTATGGGAAGCAGTGGTTCCGGTAAAACAACTTTACTAAACATACTGGGTTGTCTTGACAAACCTACGGAAGGTACCTACTTACTGGACGGTGTAAACATCGGACAACTTTCCCGGAATGAACTGGCGCAGCTACGTAATCGTAAAATAGGGTTTGTGTTTCAGTCATACAACCTGCTTCCGCGTACATCGGCATTGGAGAATGTAGAATTGCCTTTGCTGTACAATATGGAGATCAGTCATGAGGATCGTCGTAAGAAAGCCATTCATTCACTGGAAGCGGTGAAGTTGGCAGAGCGCATGGATCATACGCCCAATCAGCTTTCTGGTGGACAACAGCAGCGTGTAGCGATAGCCCGTGCGCTGGTAAATGAACCTGTGATGATA
This Chitinophaga sancti DNA region includes the following protein-coding sequences:
- a CDS encoding efflux RND transporter periplasmic adaptor subunit, which translates into the protein MNKKVLIIILVVVAVLAVWFFFFRKKEKLVMIETEKPQYGHIYTSVTATGYVQPVDTVTVGTQVSGTLKYIYADFNSQVKKGQLIAELDKVLLQAEVDRTKGNLASSQSQLVYEEAQFKREEQLYNVGAVSKADYDNAKYLYQAAKAGVESARASLATAQRNLYFTEIYSPIDGVVLSRSVSVGQTVAASFSTPTLFVLAKDITKMQVQANVDEADIGNVKDSQRVSFTVDAFLEDEFSGKVEEIRLKPSVSSNVVTYTTIISAPNEDMKLKPGMTATVTIYTAEKNHALLVPAKALMFKPDSAMSKQFTVVSIAPAAAEKHKSSKPVTGGEQDTVRRQHADTSKVTATYVWVRQGDSLVQRKVIIGLNDNTHAEVISGLTEEDDVITAMTQVAASKGAKTSGSGSSPFMPQRRKR
- a CDS encoding ABC transporter ATP-binding protein, producing MSKKILEIQQIKREFHMGTETVRALKGVTFDVFAGEFVTIMGSSGSGKTTLLNILGCLDKPTEGTYLLDGVNIGQLSRNELAQLRNRKIGFVFQSYNLLPRTSALENVELPLLYNMEISHEDRRKKAIHSLEAVKLAERMDHTPNQLSGGQQQRVAIARALVNEPVMILADEATGNLDTRTSYEIMALMQELNREQGKTIVFVTHEPDIAAFSSRTVTLRDGKVVKDTKNENVRSAKEALASLPVSDDY